A stretch of Castanea sativa cultivar Marrone di Chiusa Pesio chromosome 2, ASM4071231v1 DNA encodes these proteins:
- the LOC142623974 gene encoding 11S globulin seed storage protein Ana o 2.0101-like, with protein MAYSYLLSLSICFLVLYGCFAQIEQVTRRTRLPHQHRFQTECRLDNLNAQEPSERIESEAGFTEYWDQNDDQFQCAGVALVRHTIQRRGLLLPSYSNAPRVYYVAQGKGIQGAVLPGCPNTYQSPLQFGNRRTQQRIEDSHQKLRPIREGDILAVPEGVAQWIYNDGENQLVLVGFYDTLNEENQLDQNPRDFYLAGNPQEQSEQRNQGQSRRGKQDDNGNNVFGGFDRRLLVDSLNIREDLADKIQSRRKDQRGNIVDVQDDLQLIAPGREDDEEREDKRDEEREDRRRQGRRENGIEETFCTQRLKHNTDDPQLADFYNPRAGRVTTLNSYVFPILERLQLTVVRGFLYKNALVGPYYNLNSNSVIYGLRGNARIQVVDDNGDNVYYGELRKGQALVVPQNYVVLKRAENEGFEWVSIKTNDNAITNQLAGRLSVIQALPVDMLQNAFNIDENDAFQLKENRNEAGVFSPSESQSQRRRD; from the exons ATGGCTTACTCCTATTTGCTCTCTCTTAGCATTTGCTTCCTCGTTCTCTATGGCTGCTTTGCTCAGATAGAGCAAGTCACACGGCGAACCCGTCTCCCTCACCAGCACCGGTTTCAGACCGAGTGCCGCCTCGACAACTTAAATGCCCAAGAACCCTCTGAGAGGATTGAGTCCGAGGCTGGTTTCACTGAATATTGGGATCAAAACGATGATCAGTTCCAGTGTGCCGGAGTGGCTCTAGTCCGCCACACTATCCAACGTAGAGGCCTATTGTTGCCTTCATACTCCAATGCACCTCGCGTCTACTATGTTGCCCAAG GTAAGGGTATTCAGGGGGCTGTTCTCCCAGGTTGTCCTAACACGTACCAATCGCCGTTGCAGTTTGGAAACCGTAGAACACAACAAAGAATCGAAGACAGCCACCAGAAGCTTCGTCCTATCAGGGAGGGTGATATCCTTGCTGTGCCAGAAGGAGTGGCTCAATGGATTTATAATGACGGCGAAAACCAGCTTGTTTTGGTCGGATTCTACGACACTTTGAATGAGGAGAACCAGCTCGATCAGAACCCTAGG GACTTCTACCTTGCTGGGAACCCACAAGAACAAAGTGAGCAGAGGAACCAGGGTCAAAGCCGCAGGGGCAAGCAAGATGACAATGGCAACAATGTCTTTGGTGGCTTTGACAGGAGGTTATTGGTTGACTCTTTAAATATTAGAGAGGATTTGGCTGATAAAATACAATCCCGAAGAAAAGATCAGAGGGGCAATATCGTGGATGTACAGGATGATCTTCAGCTGATAGCCCCAGGAagggaagatgatgaagaacgAGAAGACAAGCGAGATGAAGAAAGAGAAGACAGACGACGACAAGGAAGAAGAGAGAATGGCATTGAGGAAACCTTCTGTACACAAAGACTCAAGCACAACACTGATGACCCACAACTTGCTGACTTTTACAACCCACGTGCCGGTCGTGTCACCACCCTTAACAGCTATGTCTTCCCTATCCTAGAGCGCCTCCAACTTACTGTTGTGAGAGGATTTCTTTACAAG AATGCGCTTGTGGGACCATACTACAACTTGAACAGCAACAGCGTGATATATGGGCTTAGGGGCAATGCTAGGATTCAGGTCGTGGACGACAATGGAGACAATGTATATTATGGGGAACTTCGGAAGGGTCAGGCTTTGGTTGTACCACAAAACTATGTTGTTCTTAAGAGGGCTGAGAATGAGGGATTCGAGTGGGTCTCAATCAAGACCAACGACAATGCCATCACTAACCAACTTGCTGGACGCCTCTCGGTTATCCAGGCATTGCCAGTAGATATGTTACAGAACGCATTCAACATTGATGAGAATGATGCTTTTCAGTTGAAGGAAAATAGGAATGAGGCTGGTGTGTTTAGCCCATCAGAGTCTCAGTCACAAAGGAGGAGGGATTAA